One segment of Candidatus Manganitrophus noduliformans DNA contains the following:
- the rapZ gene encoding RNase adapter RapZ has translation MPAAKNVRLVVISGLSGSGKSYVIKYFEDLGFFCIDNLPPPLLPKFVELCNQSRSHITKAALGIDIRERDFLGHFLNIFDQLKEEGYQMELLFLEANDEVLVRRFSETRRPHPLARDGSVIDGIRLEREKLSDLRKRADKILDTSNYHVHQLKEVITQYYLEKGENNHLNISLISFGYKFGIPYDLDLLFDVRFLSNPNFERDLKPLTGEHPRVQSYVTSQPEAKIFLEKLYGFLDFLLPLYEKEGKSYLTIGIGCTGGRHRSVSIVNLLREHLQSRGLQVHWRHRDLGQPG, from the coding sequence ATGCCTGCAGCTAAAAATGTACGCCTGGTTGTCATTAGCGGCCTTTCGGGTTCCGGAAAAAGTTATGTCATCAAGTACTTTGAGGATCTCGGTTTTTTCTGTATCGATAACCTCCCGCCCCCCCTTCTTCCGAAATTTGTAGAGCTGTGCAACCAATCGCGAAGCCATATTACAAAGGCGGCGCTCGGCATTGATATCCGAGAGCGGGATTTCCTAGGCCATTTTCTGAATATCTTCGATCAGTTGAAGGAAGAGGGGTACCAGATGGAACTCCTTTTCCTCGAGGCGAATGACGAGGTGCTCGTGCGGCGATTTTCGGAGACCCGCCGTCCGCATCCGTTGGCTCGGGACGGTTCGGTGATCGACGGCATTCGGCTGGAGCGCGAAAAGCTGAGCGACCTGAGAAAGCGGGCCGATAAAATTTTGGACACCTCCAATTATCATGTTCACCAGCTCAAAGAGGTGATCACCCAATATTATTTGGAGAAAGGAGAGAACAACCATTTGAATATCTCCTTGATCTCCTTCGGCTATAAATTCGGAATTCCGTATGATCTGGATCTCCTGTTCGACGTCCGCTTTCTCAGCAACCCCAACTTTGAAAGGGACTTAAAGCCGCTCACCGGGGAGCATCCCCGCGTCCAAAGCTACGTTACCTCCCAGCCGGAGGCGAAGATATTTCTGGAGAAACTGTACGGCTTTCTCGATTTCCTTCTCCCGCTTTACGAGAAGGAGGGAAAAAGTTATCTGACGATCGGGATCGGATGCACCGGCGGAAGACACCGATCCGTCTCGATCGTCAATTTATTACGGGAGCATCTCCAGTCGAGGGGATTGCAGGTTCATTGGCGCCATCGGGATTTGGGACAGCCGGGGTAA
- a CDS encoding UbiX family flavin prenyltransferase: protein MSSYVVAISGASGAIYGVRLLEYLLKEKYKVYLTVSHEARLIIREELGLEWGAHFEETDEILKKKYAGDDLIYCNEKDMTAPIASGSVPTQGMIIAPCSMKTLAAIAHGFSSNLIERAADVTLKERRPLLLIPRETPLNQVHLRNMLMLSEMGATLIPAMPAFYNHPRSIDDMVNFIVGRALDGLKIENRIYQRWKES from the coding sequence ATGTCGAGTTACGTAGTGGCGATTTCGGGGGCGAGCGGGGCGATCTACGGGGTGCGGCTCCTCGAGTATCTGTTGAAGGAAAAATACAAGGTCTATTTGACTGTTTCCCATGAGGCGCGGTTGATCATTCGGGAGGAGCTCGGATTGGAGTGGGGCGCCCATTTCGAAGAGACTGACGAAATCCTAAAAAAGAAATATGCCGGTGATGATCTTATTTATTGTAATGAGAAGGATATGACGGCGCCGATCGCCAGCGGATCGGTTCCCACGCAAGGGATGATCATCGCCCCTTGTTCGATGAAGACGTTGGCGGCGATTGCGCACGGATTCTCTTCGAACTTAATTGAACGCGCGGCCGACGTTACCCTCAAGGAGCGGCGGCCGCTCCTGCTCATTCCGCGGGAAACCCCCCTCAACCAGGTTCATCTGAGGAATATGTTGATGCTTTCCGAGATGGGGGCCACCCTCATTCCCGCGATGCCGGCCTTCTACAATCATCCCCGATCGATCGACGATATGGTCAACTTTATCGTGGGACGCGCGCTGGATGGGCTGAAGATTGAGAACCGAATCTATCAACGATGGAAGGAATCATGA
- the hpf gene encoding ribosome hibernation-promoting factor, HPF/YfiA family, with product MEVLITGRQMEVTPALKEYIEGRARKIEKYSSKTTQIAFTLKVEKYRHIAEVLVRANGFLLQAEEETDEMYVSVDQAMSKIERQFKKYKEKLTNHRVRQEAVSGEPQPEAEPSIPTIHKKKVFPVKAMRLDEAALQMELLGKDFFLFGNHENHRINVLYKRKDGTLGLIEPIY from the coding sequence ATGGAAGTCTTGATCACCGGAAGACAGATGGAGGTCACCCCCGCGTTAAAGGAGTATATTGAAGGCCGCGCGCGGAAAATTGAAAAGTATTCCTCCAAAACCACACAGATCGCGTTTACGCTTAAGGTAGAAAAGTACCGTCACATTGCAGAGGTGTTGGTTCGCGCGAACGGATTCCTCTTGCAGGCCGAAGAAGAGACCGACGAGATGTACGTCTCGGTCGATCAAGCCATGAGCAAAATCGAAAGACAATTTAAAAAATATAAGGAAAAACTGACCAATCACCGGGTTCGGCAGGAAGCGGTTTCGGGAGAGCCCCAACCGGAAGCCGAACCGTCCATTCCGACGATCCATAAGAAGAAGGTTTTCCCCGTGAAGGCGATGCGCTTGGATGAGGCGGCTTTACAAATGGAGCTGCTTGGAAAAGATTTTTTTCTGTTCGGAAATCACGAAAATCACCGGATCAATGTTCTCTACAAACGGAAAGATGGAACACTCGGGCTGATCGAGCCGATTTATTAA
- a CDS encoding MerR family transcriptional regulator encodes MLHKNNGKYKTKDICALFDISKATLFRWESEGRISNVGRDWRNWRLYSDQNIKEIKKIISRRSGHSNKQGFSKKG; translated from the coding sequence ATGCTTCATAAGAATAACGGGAAATACAAAACGAAAGATATCTGCGCGCTGTTTGATATTTCGAAGGCGACGCTGTTCCGCTGGGAAAGCGAAGGACGGATCTCCAACGTGGGGCGGGACTGGAGAAACTGGCGGCTCTACTCCGACCAGAATATCAAGGAAATTAAGAAGATCATCTCTCGCCGTTCCGGCCATTCCAATAAACAGGGATTTTCAAAGAAAGGTTGA